Proteins encoded together in one Prionailurus viverrinus isolate Anna chromosome B1, UM_Priviv_1.0, whole genome shotgun sequence window:
- the FGL1 gene encoding fibrinogen-like protein 1 isoform X1, whose product MLSESFSERPRKVVSMEKMAKMFSFLLVTTALVMGRKSWALENCLREQARLRAQVHLLETRVKQQQVKITRLLHENEIQFLDKGEENIVIDLGGKRQYADCSEIFNDGYKHSGFYKIKPLQSPTEFSVYCDMSDGGGWTVIQRRSDGSENFNRGWNDYENGFGNFVQENGEYWLGNKNIHLLTTQGDYTLKIDLADFEKNSRYAQYKLFKVGDEKNSYELNIGEYSGTAGDSLTGNFNPEVQWWASHQRMKFSTRDRDNDNYEGNCAEEDQSGWWFNRCHSANLNGLYHKGPYAAKTDNGVVWLTWHGWWYSLKSVVMKIRPDDFIPNSV is encoded by the exons TCGTTTCGATGGAGAAAATGGCAAAGATGTTCAGTTTTCTGCTTGTCACCACTGCTCTGGtaatgggcaggaagagctgg GCTCTAGAGAACTGTCTCCGGGAGCAAGCACGACTCAGAGCCCAGGTGCACCTGCTCGAGACCCGGGTCAAACAGCAACAGGTCAAGATCACCCGGCTTTTGCATGAGAACGAAATCCAGTTCCTCGATAAAGGAGAGGAGAATATTGTCATTGACCTTGGAGGCAAAAGGCAATATGCGG ACTGTTCGGAGATTTTTAATGATGGGTATAAGCACAGTGGATTTTACAAAATCAAACCTCTCCAGAGCCCAACAGAATTCTCTGTTTACTGTGACATGTCTGATGGAGGAGGATGGACTGTAATTCAGAGACGATCTGATGGCAGTGAGAACTTTAACAG AGGCTGGAATGACTATGAAAATGGCTTTGGAAATTTTGTTCAAGAAAATGGCGAATATTGGCTgggtaataaaaatattcacttattGACCACACAAG gagactacactttaaaaattgaccttgcagattttgaaaaaaatagccGTTATGCACagtataaactttttaaagttggAGATGAAAAG AATTCTTATGAGTTGAATATCGGCGAATATTCTGGAACAGCTGGAGACTCCCTTACAGGGAATTTTAATCCTGAGGTGCAATGGTGGGCTAGTCACCAAAGAATGAAATTCAGCACACGGGACAGAGATAATGACAACTACGAAGGGAATTGTGCAGAAGAAGATCAGTCTGGCTGGTGGTTTAACAG GTGTCACTCTGCAAACCTGAATGGCTTATACCACAAGGGCCCCTACGCTGCTAAAACGGACAATGGGGTTGTGTGGCTCACCTGGCATGGATGGTGGTATTCTCTGAAGTCTGTGGTTATGAAAATTAGGCCAGATGATTTTATTCCAAATAGTGTTTGA
- the FGL1 gene encoding fibrinogen-like protein 1 isoform X2 — MEKMAKMFSFLLVTTALVMGRKSWALENCLREQARLRAQVHLLETRVKQQQVKITRLLHENEIQFLDKGEENIVIDLGGKRQYADCSEIFNDGYKHSGFYKIKPLQSPTEFSVYCDMSDGGGWTVIQRRSDGSENFNRGWNDYENGFGNFVQENGEYWLGNKNIHLLTTQGDYTLKIDLADFEKNSRYAQYKLFKVGDEKNSYELNIGEYSGTAGDSLTGNFNPEVQWWASHQRMKFSTRDRDNDNYEGNCAEEDQSGWWFNRCHSANLNGLYHKGPYAAKTDNGVVWLTWHGWWYSLKSVVMKIRPDDFIPNSV, encoded by the exons ATGGAGAAAATGGCAAAGATGTTCAGTTTTCTGCTTGTCACCACTGCTCTGGtaatgggcaggaagagctgg GCTCTAGAGAACTGTCTCCGGGAGCAAGCACGACTCAGAGCCCAGGTGCACCTGCTCGAGACCCGGGTCAAACAGCAACAGGTCAAGATCACCCGGCTTTTGCATGAGAACGAAATCCAGTTCCTCGATAAAGGAGAGGAGAATATTGTCATTGACCTTGGAGGCAAAAGGCAATATGCGG ACTGTTCGGAGATTTTTAATGATGGGTATAAGCACAGTGGATTTTACAAAATCAAACCTCTCCAGAGCCCAACAGAATTCTCTGTTTACTGTGACATGTCTGATGGAGGAGGATGGACTGTAATTCAGAGACGATCTGATGGCAGTGAGAACTTTAACAG AGGCTGGAATGACTATGAAAATGGCTTTGGAAATTTTGTTCAAGAAAATGGCGAATATTGGCTgggtaataaaaatattcacttattGACCACACAAG gagactacactttaaaaattgaccttgcagattttgaaaaaaatagccGTTATGCACagtataaactttttaaagttggAGATGAAAAG AATTCTTATGAGTTGAATATCGGCGAATATTCTGGAACAGCTGGAGACTCCCTTACAGGGAATTTTAATCCTGAGGTGCAATGGTGGGCTAGTCACCAAAGAATGAAATTCAGCACACGGGACAGAGATAATGACAACTACGAAGGGAATTGTGCAGAAGAAGATCAGTCTGGCTGGTGGTTTAACAG GTGTCACTCTGCAAACCTGAATGGCTTATACCACAAGGGCCCCTACGCTGCTAAAACGGACAATGGGGTTGTGTGGCTCACCTGGCATGGATGGTGGTATTCTCTGAAGTCTGTGGTTATGAAAATTAGGCCAGATGATTTTATTCCAAATAGTGTTTGA